A genome region from Candidatus Bathyarchaeota archaeon includes the following:
- the pstB gene encoding phosphate ABC transporter ATP-binding protein PstB, which translates to MTIENTPEEKTLDKQPVDADLKMQSINFSAWFGQKQVLKDINLNIKSNAVTAIIGPSGCGKSTFIRGLNRMHELVPNAKTAGQVLLDGENIYDKQVDPVQIRRRVGMVFQKPNPFPTMSIYDNVAAGLKLTGAKKGKDLDEIVKKSLEQATLWDEVKDDLKKPGTSISGGQQQRLCIARAIALQPEVILMDEPCSALDPIATAKIEKLVVELKQDYTVVIVTHNMQQASRVSDYTAFLYLGELVEFGKTKDIFESPKNPLTEKYITGEFG; encoded by the coding sequence ATGACAATCGAGAATACACCAGAAGAGAAAACCCTTGACAAACAACCAGTCGATGCAGACCTAAAAATGCAAAGCATCAACTTTAGCGCTTGGTTTGGACAAAAACAAGTCCTAAAAGACATAAATTTAAACATAAAAAGCAACGCTGTAACCGCCATAATTGGGCCCTCAGGATGCGGCAAATCCACATTCATCAGAGGTCTCAACCGCATGCATGAACTTGTACCCAACGCCAAAACGGCTGGACAAGTGCTTCTAGATGGCGAAAACATTTACGACAAACAAGTTGACCCAGTACAGATACGACGCAGAGTCGGCATGGTCTTCCAAAAACCCAACCCATTCCCAACAATGTCCATTTACGATAACGTTGCGGCTGGCTTAAAGTTAACTGGCGCAAAAAAAGGCAAAGACCTCGACGAAATAGTCAAAAAAAGCCTAGAGCAAGCTACACTGTGGGACGAAGTGAAAGACGACCTAAAAAAACCTGGCACAAGCATCTCAGGCGGTCAACAGCAACGGCTTTGCATAGCTCGCGCAATTGCTCTGCAGCCTGAGGTCATATTAATGGATGAACCCTGCTCCGCTTTGGACCCTATTGCTACAGCTAAAATTGAGAAGCTAGTGGTAGAACTCAAGCAGGATTACACAGTGGTCATAGTTACTCATAACATGCAGCAAGCCTCACGAGTTTCAGACTACACTGCGTTTCTGTATTTAGGCGAGTTAGTTGAATTTGGAAAAACCAAAGACATTTTTGAATCTCCAAAAAACCCATTAACAGAAAAATACATAACAGGAGAATTCGGATAG
- a CDS encoding LSm family protein, translating to MSEMTTEILEQNLGKIVLVRLKGGKSLRGRLKGFDQHLNLVLEETEDTTVVENQKKLGLIIVRGDNVVLISPPPR from the coding sequence ATGAGCGAAATGACAACCGAAATCCTTGAACAAAACCTTGGCAAAATCGTACTCGTCCGCCTAAAAGGTGGAAAGAGCCTGCGGGGTAGACTGAAGGGTTTCGACCAGCACCTAAACCTAGTTCTAGAAGAAACCGAAGACACAACTGTAGTGGAAAACCAAAAGAAGCTAGGACTCATAATCGTCCGAGGAGACAACGTAGTCCTTATCTCACCACCGCCTAGGTGA
- a CDS encoding phosphate uptake regulator PhoU: protein MAKKAEKVNEEQRKLQVTGGSTFILSLPKDWAIKNELKRGSSMIVREEEDGSLSIAPSSLPKKEKHDEAFIKVSVNDNPYAVMRTAISAYLSGYNIIHIRAQGQKTLSSELRNHLKGFARHYLVGTEIVIDTQTDLTLQVLLNYPELTVQNALSRMSIIASSMHKEALLALKNLDYTSAKSVIKTDREVNRFSLYIVRLLKLAVSNQRIVKEIGLSNQRECLGYRLIAKSVERTADHATKIAENTLLLKDPVNAEVLERIGRLSNLAILMFENAMEALFKHDFNLAESVIERLSQVYKLEKETVLSTQTAKIEEIVNLRLLIESVRRTAEYATDISEVVLNLNVESVLS, encoded by the coding sequence GTGGCGAAAAAAGCAGAAAAAGTAAACGAAGAGCAACGCAAGCTCCAAGTCACAGGCGGATCAACATTCATTCTCTCTTTGCCAAAGGATTGGGCAATAAAAAACGAGCTTAAACGCGGAAGCTCAATGATTGTGCGCGAGGAAGAAGACGGCTCGCTGTCTATTGCGCCTTCGAGTTTGCCTAAAAAAGAAAAACATGACGAAGCTTTCATCAAAGTTTCAGTAAACGATAATCCTTACGCTGTTATGAGAACAGCGATTTCTGCTTACTTGAGCGGGTACAACATTATCCACATTAGGGCGCAGGGGCAGAAAACGCTCTCCTCTGAGTTGCGCAATCACCTCAAGGGTTTTGCTAGGCACTATTTGGTGGGCACTGAAATAGTGATTGACACTCAGACTGATTTGACCCTGCAGGTTTTGCTTAATTATCCTGAACTAACGGTTCAAAATGCCCTAAGCCGTATGTCAATTATCGCCTCATCCATGCATAAAGAAGCCCTATTGGCATTGAAGAATCTTGATTATACAAGCGCTAAATCAGTTATCAAAACTGACCGCGAAGTTAACCGTTTTAGCCTCTACATCGTGCGGCTTCTCAAGTTGGCTGTTTCAAACCAGAGAATAGTTAAAGAAATCGGCTTAAGCAACCAAAGAGAATGCCTCGGTTATAGGCTAATAGCTAAGTCAGTTGAAAGAACCGCGGACCACGCAACAAAAATCGCTGAAAATACACTGCTGCTCAAAGACCCTGTTAACGCCGAGGTTTTGGAGCGGATAGGTCGGCTCAGCAATTTGGCTATTTTAATGTTTGAGAATGCCATGGAGGCTCTGTTTAAGCATGACTTTAACTTAGCTGAAAGCGTTATTGAAAGGCTAAGTCAAGTCTACAAGTTGGAGAAAGAAACGGTTCTTTCTACACAGACCGCCAAAATAGAAGAAATTGTTAACCTTAGATTGCTAATTGAGAGCGTTAGACGAACCGCAGAATACGCAACCGATATTTCTGAAGTTGTCCTGAACCTGAACGTTGAATCAGTCTTAAGCTGA
- a CDS encoding DUF1947 domain-containing protein → MPTKQRRYPLKAKEAKQILEEAQQKLKFNLEEVFGAKASVEVVESDVGLIYLIGGKAVLYKASDKFLPTLLFSEFAAKAPKIIVDMGAVPYVCKGATVMAPGIVRVEGEFGVGELVLVADVKYGKALAVGESLFDAATVRQTKKGPVVKTLHYVGDKVWDYIKTLVA, encoded by the coding sequence ATGCCCACCAAACAACGCCGATACCCCCTAAAAGCCAAAGAAGCCAAGCAAATCTTAGAAGAAGCCCAGCAGAAGCTCAAGTTCAATTTGGAGGAGGTTTTCGGCGCTAAAGCCAGCGTGGAAGTGGTTGAGTCGGATGTGGGCTTGATTTACCTCATCGGTGGGAAGGCTGTTCTCTACAAGGCAAGTGACAAATTTCTGCCGACTTTGCTGTTCTCCGAATTCGCTGCGAAAGCTCCGAAAATCATCGTGGACATGGGTGCAGTCCCGTACGTCTGTAAGGGAGCAACGGTGATGGCGCCGGGTATCGTGCGCGTTGAAGGCGAATTTGGGGTTGGCGAATTAGTTTTGGTAGCAGATGTGAAGTATGGTAAAGCTTTAGCTGTGGGTGAGAGCCTGTTTGATGCGGCAACGGTACGGCAGACCAAGAAGGGTCCTGTTGTTAAAACCCTGCATTATGTTGGCGATAAGGTTTGGGATTACATAAAAACTCTTGTTGCTTAG
- the pstS gene encoding phosphate ABC transporter substrate-binding protein PstS, whose translation MRSKYIVLIAIVAIAIILSSVVAYVYLSQSGSQETTINLNGSGATFPYPLLNSIITKYTSEVKPNVQINYQAIGSGGGISDLKNKNVDFAGTDAPLTSSEAVDAPNALHLPETIGAVTVAYNLPGIPSGLRLTGKVIADIFQGKITMWNDPAIQNLNPNTALPAKGINTVHRSDGSGTTYIFTGYLSASSTDWRDNVGQGKSVQWPSGSGSNGNTGVASIVNSTQYSIGYVELAYTIENGMTVAAVQNPSGNYVLPTLASTTAAAASGASSLPPGDASWLNVSLLNTQGEDPYPIVSFTYLLVYKELNVIHGMTKERATALVEFLWYVVHDGQQIAPALDYAPLPNDVVHLNEATIRSITFNGQQLIT comes from the coding sequence ATGAGGTCTAAATATATAGTTTTAATCGCTATAGTCGCTATCGCCATAATCCTTAGTTCAGTCGTTGCATACGTTTACCTTTCACAATCAGGCTCACAAGAAACGACAATAAACTTGAATGGTTCGGGCGCAACATTTCCCTATCCCCTCTTAAACAGCATCATCACAAAATACACAAGCGAAGTCAAGCCTAACGTGCAGATTAACTATCAAGCCATCGGCAGCGGCGGCGGAATTTCTGATTTAAAAAACAAAAACGTTGATTTCGCAGGAACAGACGCTCCGTTAACTTCCTCTGAAGCAGTTGATGCTCCAAACGCTCTCCACCTCCCTGAAACAATCGGCGCCGTAACAGTAGCCTACAACCTTCCCGGTATTCCTTCTGGTCTCCGTCTAACAGGCAAGGTCATAGCTGACATTTTCCAAGGAAAAATAACCATGTGGAATGACCCAGCCATCCAGAACCTAAACCCCAACACCGCCCTTCCAGCGAAGGGAATCAACACAGTTCACCGCTCAGACGGTTCAGGAACCACCTACATCTTCACAGGATACCTTAGCGCTTCAAGCACAGATTGGCGCGATAACGTTGGACAAGGCAAATCAGTACAATGGCCAAGCGGAAGCGGCTCAAACGGCAACACAGGCGTTGCTTCAATCGTCAACAGCACCCAATACTCCATCGGCTATGTCGAACTAGCCTATACAATAGAGAACGGTATGACGGTTGCAGCAGTGCAAAACCCCTCCGGCAACTACGTCTTGCCAACATTAGCCTCCACGACAGCAGCAGCCGCCTCTGGAGCCAGCAGTTTACCCCCAGGAGATGCAAGCTGGCTTAACGTCAGTTTGCTTAACACTCAAGGAGAAGACCCATACCCAATTGTAAGCTTCACTTACCTATTAGTATACAAAGAACTCAATGTCATACATGGAATGACTAAAGAACGTGCAACCGCACTGGTTGAGTTCTTATGGTACGTTGTGCATGATGGACAACAGATAGCTCCAGCACTTGATTACGCGCCTTTGCCAAACGATGTTGTACACCTCAACGAAGCAACAATTCGGTCAATAACGTTTAACGGACAACAACTCATAACGTAG
- the pstA gene encoding phosphate ABC transporter permease PstA, whose amino-acid sequence MSNYAFRKFKNRLFFVLCATCVVIAVTPLASILYEVIARGAPQISLNFLIQTNANGGIGPAIQGTLILIGLTSVIGVPVGILSGVYLAEFGNNKYASAMRSINDILTEFPSIVVGITAYGVIVIALIGSYSAIAGAIALSFILIPIVARTTEESLKLVPNSMREASLALGAHKWRTTLSVVLPSAKSGLITGTLLAVARIAGETAPLTMTILGNRYFFQGLNQPMAALPLEIWRNSLQPSASMQAQGWGAALILILIVLSLNIAVRVATRGRLRK is encoded by the coding sequence ATCTCCAACTATGCCTTCAGAAAATTCAAAAACCGCCTCTTCTTCGTTCTCTGCGCGACTTGCGTGGTCATAGCGGTTACTCCCCTTGCAAGCATCCTATACGAGGTCATTGCAAGAGGCGCACCACAAATCAGCCTAAACTTTCTCATTCAAACCAATGCCAACGGTGGCATCGGACCAGCAATACAGGGCACATTGATTCTTATCGGGTTAACAAGCGTAATCGGTGTTCCAGTCGGAATATTATCAGGCGTTTACCTTGCAGAGTTCGGCAACAACAAGTACGCATCCGCAATGCGCTCCATTAACGACATTTTAACCGAGTTTCCATCAATCGTAGTTGGAATAACTGCTTACGGTGTAATCGTAATCGCCCTAATAGGCAGTTACTCTGCCATTGCAGGCGCCATAGCATTATCATTCATACTAATCCCAATTGTTGCCCGAACAACCGAAGAATCCCTAAAACTCGTACCAAACAGCATGCGAGAAGCATCGTTGGCGCTGGGTGCACACAAATGGCGGACAACCCTTAGTGTAGTGCTGCCTTCAGCAAAAAGCGGTTTGATAACAGGCACGCTCCTTGCAGTCGCTCGCATTGCAGGCGAAACTGCACCCTTAACCATGACTATTCTCGGCAACAGGTACTTCTTTCAAGGTCTAAACCAGCCCATGGCAGCCTTACCCCTTGAAATTTGGAGAAACTCTTTACAGCCCTCAGCTAGTATGCAAGCGCAAGGTTGGGGTGCCGCCTTGATTTTGATTCTTATCGTGTTAAGTTTGAACATTGCAGTTAGAGTAGCAACCAGAGGTAGATTGAGAAAATGA
- the pstS gene encoding phosphate ABC transporter substrate-binding protein PstS, which translates to MNTTYKILGALTIIIVIAATPAPTASPAPTPTPEPATLNGAGASFPYPLINAMITNYTATRPWATINYQSIGSGGGINALQQKTVDFAGSDAPLTATETNNIPNALHIPETIGAVTVTYNLPGIPTGLKLTGPVIAGIYLGTITMWNDSAIKALNPTVTLPGQAIMVVRRAESSGTTFVFTSYLSAVSSTWASTVGQGKSVAWPVGVGANNNAGVAATVEGNAYAIGYVELAYTIENQMKVAAIQNAAGNFVMPTLATTTAAAQSVASAGLPAGSASWSSVNILNAPGADSYPIVSFSYIIVYKELNVIPTMTQAKAVALVQWLWYMVHDGQNLASGLSYAPLPSNVVTVNEATIRSITYNGAQVYTS; encoded by the coding sequence ATGAATACAACATACAAAATCTTAGGCGCTTTAACGATAATCATAGTTATTGCAGCAACTCCAGCCCCAACTGCATCACCAGCCCCAACACCCACCCCTGAACCCGCAACATTGAATGGTGCAGGCGCATCCTTCCCATACCCATTAATCAACGCCATGATAACCAACTACACAGCCACTAGACCGTGGGCAACCATCAACTACCAATCAATTGGCAGCGGAGGGGGCATCAATGCATTGCAACAAAAAACCGTTGACTTTGCAGGTTCAGATGCACCGCTGACAGCAACCGAGACAAACAACATACCTAACGCACTACATATTCCAGAAACTATCGGCGCCGTAACAGTGACCTATAACTTACCCGGTATACCTACAGGTTTGAAATTAACTGGGCCAGTCATCGCTGGCATCTACCTAGGAACCATAACCATGTGGAACGACAGCGCCATTAAAGCTCTTAACCCAACCGTTACATTGCCAGGCCAAGCCATCATGGTTGTCCGCCGAGCTGAGAGTTCAGGAACAACCTTTGTCTTCACAAGCTACCTTAGTGCAGTAAGCAGTACATGGGCTAGCACGGTTGGACAAGGCAAATCAGTCGCTTGGCCAGTTGGTGTTGGTGCCAACAATAACGCTGGTGTTGCTGCAACTGTTGAAGGAAACGCCTACGCAATCGGCTATGTTGAACTCGCCTACACAATAGAGAACCAAATGAAGGTCGCCGCAATCCAAAACGCCGCCGGCAACTTTGTCATGCCAACCCTCGCAACCACAACTGCAGCTGCCCAATCAGTCGCCTCGGCAGGTTTACCTGCAGGTAGCGCAAGCTGGTCAAGTGTAAATATTCTAAACGCTCCAGGTGCAGACTCTTACCCAATCGTGAGCTTTAGCTACATTATCGTCTATAAAGAACTAAACGTAATTCCAACAATGACTCAAGCCAAAGCAGTTGCCCTTGTGCAATGGTTATGGTACATGGTACATGACGGACAAAACTTGGCGTCAGGCTTATCATATGCACCTTTGCCATCCAACGTTGTCACAGTCAACGAAGCAACTATAAGATCAATTACCTACAACGGCGCACAAGTTTACACATCCTAA
- a CDS encoding HAD family hydrolase: protein MNQNGLKAKGIFLDLDGTIVDSTEAYIEAARIAFQAVGQKPPHKKLTLEIPRRIEQGLPFSDIINGDKKRFLQVYLDAYYSITETKTKLLPNVSAALETLSGKAKLALITMRHVPNQTIQKELDYLGVSRYFAHIVTALDTSKPKPAPEALIRCMKALDLEISDCIIAGDSVNDVRAGKAAGARTVAVLSGLFDRQELANEQPDLILPDVTALPHFIK from the coding sequence ATGAATCAAAATGGGTTAAAAGCGAAGGGAATTTTCTTAGATTTGGACGGCACGATAGTTGACTCTACCGAAGCCTACATAGAAGCCGCAAGGATAGCTTTCCAAGCCGTTGGACAAAAACCGCCTCACAAAAAGCTTACGCTTGAAATCCCGCGAAGAATCGAGCAGGGCTTACCCTTCAGCGACATAATTAATGGCGATAAGAAACGGTTCCTGCAGGTCTATTTGGATGCTTATTACTCCATCACCGAGACTAAAACAAAACTATTGCCGAACGTTTCAGCCGCGTTGGAGACGCTGTCTGGAAAGGCTAAGCTTGCGTTGATTACCATGCGGCATGTTCCAAACCAAACCATCCAAAAAGAACTTGACTATCTGGGAGTCTCAAGATACTTTGCGCACATCGTGACCGCCTTGGATACGTCTAAGCCGAAGCCAGCCCCAGAAGCATTAATACGATGCATGAAAGCCTTGGACTTAGAAATAAGTGACTGCATTATCGCTGGCGACTCAGTTAATGATGTACGGGCGGGCAAAGCTGCGGGCGCACGAACCGTAGCAGTGCTTTCAGGCCTGTTTGACCGCCAAGAACTGGCAAATGAGCAGCCTGATTTGATTTTGCCAGATGTTACTGCACTTCCTCATTTCATTAAATAA
- a CDS encoding 50S ribosomal protein L37e: protein MGKGTPSMGKRQGKTVHIMCRRCGRRAYHVRNKRCAACGYGETTTIRRYTWRTKTLQRQRVV from the coding sequence GTGGGAAAAGGCACTCCATCCATGGGCAAGCGCCAAGGCAAAACCGTCCACATAATGTGCAGGCGCTGTGGAAGACGCGCATACCATGTGCGCAATAAGCGATGTGCAGCTTGTGGCTATGGTGAAACAACCACGATTAGACGGTACACTTGGCGAACAAAGACTCTGCAAAGACAAAGAGTCGTATAA
- the pstC gene encoding phosphate ABC transporter permease subunit PstC, with protein sequence MDQALKQLHFQNFFTTKIRLTGDFIFKNLTAVIAASALIILIVTGYVLTTGSGPVLQQFGTGFLFGTSWNPVEGKEIYGALPYVLGTLVTSSIALLIGVPLSLGIAIFLVEMAPRGLRVPVGYLVELLAAVPSVIYGLWGLFIFRFWIRDFIEIPISTYLGWIPIFSGSPFGLDIFTAGCLLAIMIIPTVASISREVISAVPNSIREGAYSIGATKWEVIRHWVISYGRSGIFGAVILGLGRAVGETMAVSMVIGNAPGAAAMPTSLFKPGQTMASLIANGFLESTGTLETSAYIGVGLILLVVSLLINVGAHLMVTRVLKVKGGAVE encoded by the coding sequence GTGGATCAAGCTCTGAAACAGCTCCACTTCCAAAACTTTTTTACAACAAAAATAAGATTAACAGGCGACTTTATTTTCAAGAATTTAACCGCTGTCATCGCGGCGTCAGCATTAATCATCCTCATCGTTACAGGATACGTCTTAACAACTGGTTCAGGTCCAGTCTTACAACAGTTCGGAACAGGCTTCCTATTTGGCACCTCATGGAACCCAGTTGAAGGCAAAGAAATCTACGGCGCTCTCCCATACGTACTGGGAACTCTTGTCACTTCAAGCATTGCACTCCTAATCGGGGTGCCTTTAAGCTTGGGCATCGCAATTTTTCTTGTAGAAATGGCTCCCCGCGGACTCAGAGTGCCAGTCGGCTACCTAGTGGAGCTTTTAGCGGCAGTTCCAAGCGTAATTTATGGCCTTTGGGGACTGTTCATTTTCCGTTTCTGGATACGTGATTTTATTGAAATTCCCATTTCAACCTATTTAGGTTGGATTCCGATTTTTAGCGGGTCACCGTTTGGCTTAGACATTTTCACAGCTGGGTGCCTCCTCGCAATCATGATTATTCCCACGGTAGCTTCCATCTCAAGAGAAGTGATAAGCGCTGTTCCCAACAGCATCCGCGAAGGCGCCTACAGCATCGGCGCGACAAAGTGGGAAGTCATCCGTCACTGGGTCATAAGCTACGGGCGCTCAGGCATTTTCGGCGCCGTAATCCTCGGTTTAGGGCGAGCGGTGGGCGAAACAATGGCGGTTTCAATGGTCATCGGCAACGCGCCCGGTGCAGCAGCCATGCCCACCTCACTGTTTAAGCCAGGGCAAACCATGGCTTCTCTTATCGCTAACGGCTTTTTGGAGTCAACAGGAACCCTTGAAACCTCAGCCTACATAGGTGTTGGCTTAATCTTGCTAGTGGTAAGTTTACTCATCAACGTGGGCGCACACTTGATGGTGACGCGTGTCCTAAAGGTTAAAGGAGGCGCAGTCGAATAA
- a CDS encoding VTT domain-containing protein → MASILEFLIVFAFSLGVNAIPFAGPSNILIPTWFPNLLVGADATTLVIVGFLVALGAAIAKGSHYMITFIISGRLSEQRRKRLDADAVKVRRWAFPLLFLAATSPIPDEPIVIPLGLMKYSPVKFFSAYFFGKLTIAIVGAFLGGYIETSVSDWISQEVMIALSVVLTIIITIMLLKVDFSKWIERILRKKPKAQAEEEKPNNQQKDAVQEENKCPPNNADTP, encoded by the coding sequence ATGGCGTCGATACTTGAATTCTTGATAGTTTTCGCCTTTTCCCTTGGGGTGAACGCGATTCCGTTCGCTGGTCCCTCAAACATTCTCATTCCCACATGGTTCCCCAACCTCCTAGTAGGCGCTGACGCCACTACGTTGGTAATTGTGGGTTTTCTGGTTGCGTTAGGCGCTGCCATAGCCAAGGGGAGCCACTACATGATTACGTTCATCATCAGCGGCAGGTTGAGCGAGCAGAGGCGAAAGCGTTTGGATGCTGATGCAGTGAAGGTTCGGCGTTGGGCTTTTCCACTGCTGTTTTTGGCGGCGACGTCGCCGATTCCCGACGAACCCATAGTTATCCCGTTGGGGCTCATGAAGTATAGTCCAGTGAAATTCTTCAGTGCCTATTTTTTTGGCAAACTCACCATCGCCATCGTAGGTGCTTTTTTGGGTGGTTACATCGAGACTTCTGTCTCCGATTGGATAAGCCAAGAAGTGATGATTGCCCTCTCTGTCGTGTTAACCATCATCATAACCATCATGCTTTTGAAAGTGGATTTTAGCAAGTGGATAGAGAGAATCTTGCGCAAGAAACCAAAAGCCCAAGCAGAGGAGGAAAAACCTAATAACCAACAAAAAGACGCAGTACAGGAAGAGAATAAATGCCCACCAAACAACGCCGATACCCCCTAA
- a CDS encoding Ni/Fe hydrogenase subunit alpha — protein MVKAKTEKKIVISPVTRIEGHAQVTILLNDDDSVKEALFKVVDFRGFEKFTEGRPFYEMPGITSRSCGICPVSHLLASAKACDAIVGVAPPDAAVLLRRLMHMGQLIQSHALSFFHLCSPDLLLGMDSDPAQRNIFGLLEKKPELAKRGIRLRKFGQEIIEKVAGKKIHSSEWIQPGGAKWPLTKERADYLRGYLPEAIDSTQKTIEMYKKMLDGFEEEVENFGNFPSYYMGLVTPEGCLEHYDGKIRIMDQNGKVVAECVDPTKYQNFIGEAVEPWSFMKFPYFKAIGYPDGAYRVGPLARLNVASRCGTPLADAEFKEFKKLGKNGVVQSTFHYHYARLIELLFCVETAKKLLKNPEILSEHVGAKALVNRYEGVGVAEAPRGTLIHHYKVDRTGLITWNNMIIATEHNNIAYNKAITQVAKKYVKARQLQEGMLNRVEAVIRAFDPCLSCATHAVGQMPLDVQLVDAQGRLVDRKLR, from the coding sequence ATGGTTAAAGCAAAAACTGAAAAGAAAATTGTGATTAGCCCTGTTACTCGAATTGAGGGGCACGCGCAAGTCACGATTCTGTTGAATGATGATGACTCAGTAAAAGAAGCACTCTTCAAAGTTGTGGACTTCCGCGGCTTCGAGAAATTTACTGAAGGCAGGCCGTTCTATGAAATGCCTGGCATAACCAGTCGTTCATGCGGTATCTGCCCAGTTAGCCACCTCTTAGCCAGCGCTAAAGCATGCGACGCCATAGTCGGCGTTGCTCCGCCTGACGCTGCGGTTTTGCTGCGTCGTCTGATGCACATGGGGCAATTGATTCAGTCACATGCGTTGAGTTTCTTCCATTTGTGCTCGCCTGACTTGTTGTTAGGGATGGATTCTGACCCTGCTCAGCGAAACATTTTCGGCTTATTGGAGAAGAAACCTGAACTGGCAAAACGTGGCATACGACTGCGCAAGTTTGGTCAAGAAATAATCGAAAAAGTCGCAGGCAAAAAAATTCATTCAAGCGAGTGGATTCAGCCTGGCGGTGCCAAGTGGCCGCTGACTAAGGAGCGGGCTGATTATCTTCGCGGTTACTTGCCTGAAGCTATTGACAGTACGCAAAAGACGATTGAGATGTACAAGAAGATGCTTGACGGTTTCGAGGAGGAGGTTGAGAACTTTGGCAACTTCCCAAGCTATTATATGGGTTTGGTTACTCCTGAGGGCTGTTTGGAGCATTACGATGGCAAGATCCGCATTATGGACCAGAACGGCAAAGTGGTAGCTGAATGCGTTGACCCAACCAAGTACCAAAACTTCATCGGCGAGGCTGTTGAGCCATGGTCATTCATGAAGTTCCCGTACTTCAAAGCCATCGGTTACCCAGACGGCGCCTACCGAGTTGGACCACTGGCAAGGTTAAATGTTGCTTCGCGTTGCGGCACGCCTTTGGCTGACGCAGAGTTCAAAGAGTTCAAGAAGCTAGGCAAAAACGGCGTTGTGCAGAGTACTTTCCACTATCACTATGCACGGCTCATTGAGTTGCTGTTCTGTGTTGAAACCGCTAAGAAGCTGCTGAAGAACCCTGAAATCCTCTCTGAACATGTCGGTGCTAAAGCTTTAGTTAATCGTTATGAAGGTGTCGGCGTTGCTGAAGCGCCCAGAGGCACCTTGATTCACCACTACAAGGTTGACCGCACTGGATTGATTACGTGGAACAACATGATTATCGCTACAGAACACAACAACATCGCCTACAACAAGGCTATAACGCAGGTGGCTAAAAAATACGTTAAAGCCCGCCAACTCCAAGAAGGCATGCTGAACCGCGTTGAAGCAGTTATTCGCGCTTTTGACCCGTGCCTCAGCTGTGCAACCCACGCGGTGGGGCAGATGCCGCTTGACGTTCAACTTGTTGATGCACAGGGCAGACTGGTTGACAGAAAACTAAGATAA